GATGACGTTGATGATCCGGCCCCAGCGCCGCGCCCGCATGGCCGGCAGCACGTCGCGGGCCGAGCGCACATAGCCCATCAGCTTGAGATTGATCGACTTTTCCCACACCGCATCGGCCGTATCGGCGATCCGCCCCATGGGAGAGGCGCCGGCATTGTTGACCAGGATATCGATCGGCCCGAAGGCTTGGCGCGCCGCCTCCATCACGCGGGCGATGTCGGCAGGATTGGTCATGTCGCCGGCGGCCGCCACCACGCGCCGGCCGGTCTCGGCCGAGATTTCGGCGGCCACGGCTTCCAGGCGAGCGGCATCGCGGGCGGCGATGACGACATCGACGCCTTCGGCGGCGAGTTCGGCGGCAATGGCGCGGCCGATCCCCAGGCTGCCGCCGGTCACGACAGCCACTTTGCCGGTCAGTTTCAGATCCATCGGACTATCAGTTCTGCAAGAGGGTCAGGGTGCGAGAGGCCGCCGTTACATCCGCGCGCCGGAGGCCTGGATCAGCTTCGCCCATTTGGCGGTCTCTTCGGCGAGGAAGGCGCCATAGGCCGCGCCGGTGACGCTGCCAGGCTCGGCGCCAAGGTCGGTCAGCCGCTTCTGCATGTCCGGCAGCTT
This region of Phreatobacter aquaticus genomic DNA includes:
- a CDS encoding SDR family oxidoreductase; the encoded protein is MDLKLTGKVAVVTGGSLGIGRAIAAELAAEGVDVVIAARDAARLEAVAAEISAETGRRVVAAAGDMTNPADIARVMEAARQAFGPIDILVNNAGASPMGRIADTADAVWEKSINLKLMGYVRSARDVLPAMRARRWGRIINVIGRSGHQPRAAYMTGGAVNAALLNFTLALAEECAPDNVLVTGVNPGPVQTDRWNTLIAQGAAIAGQGADQTNKAAIASVPLGRVGLPDEVSGMVAFLCSDRASFITGTCINIDGGGTRCI